A section of the Mergibacter septicus genome encodes:
- the rluD gene encoding 23S rRNA pseudouridine(1911/1915/1917) synthase RluD, with the protein MAKITLTTEIQPQHLGQRLDQTLAELFPSYSRSRIKTWIENDLVTLNGKLANIPREKVYGGEYVVIEAEIEDDNRFEAQNIPLNIVYEDEDILVINKPKDLVVHPGAGNNDGTVLNALLYHCPEIVQVPRAGIVHRLDKDTTGLMVVAKTVPAQTKLVRDLQKRKITREYEAIATGIMTKGGMVDQPMARHPMKRTQMAVHPMGKPAITHYRIMERFRHYTRLRLRLETGRTHQIRVHMAHIAHPLLGDQTYGGRPRLPKGASEEFLHVLRNFKRQALHAVMLRLNHPITGEPMEWYAPLPEDFSELVNALKADYQQHKDQLFY; encoded by the coding sequence ATGGCAAAAATCACTCTAACAACAGAAATTCAACCTCAACACCTCGGTCAACGTCTTGATCAAACGCTTGCTGAATTATTTCCAAGCTACTCTCGTTCACGCATCAAAACTTGGATTGAAAACGATCTGGTTACTCTAAACGGCAAACTTGCCAATATCCCACGGGAAAAAGTCTATGGTGGCGAATATGTAGTAATAGAAGCAGAAATTGAAGACGACAACAGATTTGAAGCTCAAAATATTCCCCTAAATATTGTCTATGAAGATGAGGATATTCTTGTTATTAACAAACCTAAAGATCTAGTTGTTCACCCAGGAGCTGGCAATAATGATGGCACCGTTCTCAATGCACTCCTATACCACTGCCCTGAGATTGTGCAAGTACCAAGAGCGGGTATCGTCCATCGACTTGATAAAGATACCACAGGCTTAATGGTGGTTGCTAAAACAGTGCCAGCACAAACTAAATTAGTCAGAGATCTACAAAAACGGAAAATCACTCGTGAATACGAAGCTATCGCCACAGGCATTATGACCAAAGGTGGAATGGTCGATCAACCAATGGCACGCCACCCAATGAAACGTACACAAATGGCAGTACACCCAATGGGTAAACCTGCCATCACCCACTACCGTATTATGGAACGTTTTCGCCACTACACACGCTTACGTTTACGCCTAGAAACAGGTAGAACGCACCAAATTCGTGTCCATATGGCACATATCGCCCACCCATTATTAGGCGATCAAACCTATGGTGGAAGACCACGTTTACCGAAAGGTGCTAGTGAAGAATTTTTACACGTCCTTCGTAATTTCAAACGCCAAGCGTTACACGCAGTGATGTTACGCCTTAACCACCCAATAACAGGAGAGCCGATGGAATGGT